GACGCCAGGACCCGGTTCGAGAAGGCGTCCGAGGAGCTGCGCCAGGCGGTCAAGGCGGCCGGCGGCATCAAGGTGATGGCCTGCTCCGGCAGCGCCGACCTGTTCTACGTCTCCAACCCGAAGGTCTCCTGCGACCTGATCTACTTCGCCGAGCTGGGCGTGGAGTTCATCCAGCCGGAGAAGACCGACGGCGGCGACTACTACGAGGGTCTGAGCTGGGAGAACGCCGGCAAGTACCGGGCCGACGTCCTGCTGCTCGACCAGCGCTCCACCGCCCTGCAGCCCAAGGACCTGACCGCCAAGCCCGCCTGGGGCCAGCTGCCCGCGGTGAAGGCCGAGCAGATCACCCCCTGGGACGCGGTGCCGCGGTTCTCCTACGCGGGGTTCGCCCCGCTGATCGAGCGGCTGACCGCCGCGGTCCAGAAGTCCCGCAAGCTGAGCTGAAGGACCCTCACATGACCGGCCAGGCCCAGGAGTACGACTTCTTCCCGGCGCAGGTGGTGCGCACCCGCCGGCTCGGCCCGACCATGCTGCGGGTCACCTTCGGCGGCGAGGCGCTGCACGGGTTCGCGAGCGGCGGGCGGGACCAGTCCTTCTCGCTGTTCCTGCCGCACCCCGGGCAGGAGGCGCCGCTGCTCCCCCACCAGGAGGGCGAGGGCTGGTTCCGGGCCTGGCGGGCCGTCCCCGAGCAGGAGCGGGCCGTGATGCGCTCGTACACCGTCCGGGCGCAGCGCAGCTCGCCGCCCGAGGTGGAGGTCGACTTCGCGCTGCACGGCACCGACCCGGCCGACCACGCCCCGGCCGGCCCGGCCGCCCGCTGGGCCGCCGACGCGGAGCCCGGCGCGCGGGTGGTGCTGCTCGGCCCGGCCGTCGCCGACAACCGCTCGGTGGGCTTCCGCCCGCCCGCGGACGCCGACTTCGTGCTGCTGGCCGCCGACGAGACGGCGCTGCCCGCGGTCGGCGGCATCCTGGACTGGCTGCCGGCCGGCACTCGCGCCCTGGTGTGGATCGAGGTGCCGGACGCCGCCGACGTCCAGGAGCTGACCGGCGCCGGCGAGGTGGACGTCACCTGGCTGATCCGCGAACCCGGCTCCCCGTCCGGTCTGCTGACGGCCCTCCGGGAGGCCGAGCTGCCGGCCGGCGCCCCGTACGCCTGGCTCGCCGGGGAGTCCGGCACGGTCAAGGAGCTGCGCCGGCACCTGGTGCGCGAGCGCGGCGTCGACAAGCGGGCGGTGTCCTTCACCGGCTACTGGCGGCGCGGCGCGTCCGAGGACCGGCTGCGCGCGGAGGCGTACGGCGAACCCGCCTGACGGGCCGTCGGCACATTGATGATCTGTTATCGCTGTTGCAACTAATGTGCAATAAGGTGGCTCTCGCAACCGACCCTCCGTCGAACGAGAAGGGCTGCTCAGCCATGGGTGCCTACACGCTGCCTGACCTGCCGTACGACTACTCGGCCCTGGAGCGGGCGATGTCCGCCGAGATCCTGGAGCTGCACCACTCCAAGCACCACCTGGCCTACGTCAACGGCGCCAACCAGACCCTGGACCAGCTCGCCGAGGCCCGCGACAAGGAGCAGTTCGGCTCGCTGGTCGGCCTGCAGAAGACCCTCGGCTTCCACCTCTCCGGCCACGTGCTGCACTCCCTGTTCTGGGAGAACCTCTCGCCCGACGGCGGCGACCGCCCCGAGGGCGCCCTCGCCGACGCGATCACCGAGCACTTCGGCTCCTTCGACGCCTTCCGGAAGCAGCTCACCGCCGCCACGGTCGGCGTCCAGGGCTCCGGCTGGGGGATCCTCTCCTGGGAGCCGCTCGGCAAGCGCCTGATCGTCGAGCAGGTCTACGACCACCACGGCAACGTCGGCCAGGGCACCACCCCGCTGCTCGCCTTCGACGCCTGGGAGCACGCCTACTACCTGCAGTACCGCAACGTCCGTCCCGACTACGTCACCCGCCTCTGGGACGTCGTCAACTGGCAGGACGTCAGTGCCCGTTACGCGGCCGTCTCGGCCTGAGCCGGGGCCTGAGCCGGGCGGGCGGCGGGGGCTCGGCGAAAGGCCGGCAGCGCCCCCGCCGCCCAGTCGGCGAAGCTGCGCGCCGGACGGCCCAGCACCCGTTCGACGTCCGGGCGCACCGCGGACTCCTCGGGCAGCGGCGCACCCAGCACCTCCAGCGAGCCGTCGGCGACCTGCGGCGGCATGAAGCGGACCAGGTGGGCCCGCGCCTGCTCGCGGGTCTGCTCCACGAACTCGACCTTCTCGCCGAGGAGTTCGCCCAGCACCTCGGCCTGGCGGCGCGGGGTGATCGGCTCCGGGCCGCTCAGGGTCCACACCCGGCCCCGGTGCCCGTCCTCGCGCAGCGCCGCCGCGGCGACGGCCGCCACGTCCGCCGGGTCCAGCACCGGCATCGCGACCTCGCCGAACGGGGCGAGCACCGTGCGCCGCTCCCGCACCGACTCCGCC
The DNA window shown above is from Streptomyces sp. TLI_171 and carries:
- a CDS encoding siderophore-interacting protein codes for the protein MTGQAQEYDFFPAQVVRTRRLGPTMLRVTFGGEALHGFASGGRDQSFSLFLPHPGQEAPLLPHQEGEGWFRAWRAVPEQERAVMRSYTVRAQRSSPPEVEVDFALHGTDPADHAPAGPAARWAADAEPGARVVLLGPAVADNRSVGFRPPADADFVLLAADETALPAVGGILDWLPAGTRALVWIEVPDAADVQELTGAGEVDVTWLIREPGSPSGLLTALREAELPAGAPYAWLAGESGTVKELRRHLVRERGVDKRAVSFTGYWRRGASEDRLRAEAYGEPA
- a CDS encoding superoxide dismutase, giving the protein MGAYTLPDLPYDYSALERAMSAEILELHHSKHHLAYVNGANQTLDQLAEARDKEQFGSLVGLQKTLGFHLSGHVLHSLFWENLSPDGGDRPEGALADAITEHFGSFDAFRKQLTAATVGVQGSGWGILSWEPLGKRLIVEQVYDHHGNVGQGTTPLLAFDAWEHAYYLQYRNVRPDYVTRLWDVVNWQDVSARYAAVSA
- a CDS encoding NAD(P)H-binding protein; this translates as MIVVTGATGNVGRPLVAELAAAGEQVLAVSRNITGEGLPAGVAAARANLAEFAQLRPVLAGAKALFLMLAPELNAPGAPAAELLELVAAAGVRRVVLLSSLVAGTRPAERWHGRMREFEAAVRVAGPEWTVLRPGAFASNAYAWAESVRERRTVLAPFGEVAMPVLDPADVAAVAAAALREDGHRGRVWTLSGPEPITPRRQAEVLGELLGEKVEFVEQTREQARAHLVRFMPPQVADGSLEVLGAPLPEESAVRPDVERVLGRPARSFADWAAGALPAFRRAPAARPAQAPAQAETAA